DNA from Natrinema amylolyticum:
CGGTCCCGGGCGAGTGGTCAAGAACGGCGACGCCGGCCCGAAGGTCGTCAACGTCGACCACCGCGGCGACGTCCACCCGAGCATGTTCCTCTCACAGTACACGCTCGGGAACGTCCGAGAGCAACGGCTCGACGAGATCCTCGCCGAAAGCGACCGCTGGGACGAACTGGCCGAACCGACCGAGCATCTCAAAGGGAAATGCGGCCGTTGCCCGTGGAAGGAGGTCTGTGGCGGGAACTCCCGCGCCCGGGCCGCTGCAGTCTACGACGACCTCTGGGCCGAGGACCCTCGGTGCTATCTCACCGAGGCCGAGTACAGTACCGACGACCTGCCGACCGACCACGCACCACCGGTCGACGCGCCCGCAGTGCTCGAATAGACAGATGGACGCGCTCGATCCGGCACCTACCGACTCGAGAATCGATTCCGATCCGGCGGCGGGAGCGGCAGCTCCGAAGAGCGTCCGCCGACTCGCGTGTTGCCGCCTCAGTCACGCGACTCACTCGACGGACGAGCTCGGTGCGGTCACACCGGACGAACCGCTCGAAGTCGCTCGTCGGATCGCGCAACACGACCGCGTCACCGAGTCGGTCGTCCTGTCGACGTGCAACCGAGTGGAAGTGTATCTCAGCACCCGCACACCGGCGGACCGCGACGCAGCGCTTCGCGTGGCGTGCGACGCGCTCGCCGATCCCGACGGCCTCCGGACCGAAACGGGGATCGACGTCGTCGAACACCTGTTCCGCGTCGCTTGCGGTCTCGACAGTACCGTGATCGGCGAGGATCACGTCCTCGGACAGGTCCGTCGAACGTTCGAAACGGCACTCGAGGCGGGACTCACCGGCGGCGTGGTGACGCGAACCGCGGACGCGGCCGTCTCAGTGGGACGGGCCTGTCGCGACGAGACCGACATCAATGAGGGCCACGTCAGCTACGGGAGCGCGACCTGCGACCGACTCGAGGCATGCGGCTGCACGCCGAACCGCCTCGTCGTCGTCGGCGCAGGTGAGATGGCGACCTCGGTCGTAAGGGCGGCCAGCCATCGATGGGACAGTCGCGTCGACGTCGTCAACCGATCGAGCGCACCGAAGCTACCCACCGATGACGGACGGTACTGGCCGCTCGAGTTCCTCGAGTCGGCGCTGACGGATGCCGATGCGGTCGTGACGGCGACCGGCGCGTCGGAGCCGGTGTTGACCGACGAGACGGCGGATGCCGTCGCGGAGGATACGCTCGTCGTTGACCTGGCGAACCCGCCCGACGTCGCCGACGCGGTCCGGGAATCGCCCGGAACGGTCGTGACTCTCGACGAGATCCAACGCCAGATCGAGGTGGTCGTCGCGGACCGGCGTGAGGCGGTCCCAACGGTCGAGGACGCGATCGCAGACGCGATCGCGTCGTTCGTCGATCGAGAACGCGAGAACCGCGCCGAGGATACGCTCCGCGCGCTCCACCGAACGGCGGCAGCGATCCGTGAGAACGAACTCGAGCAGGCGCGGGCCCGCCTCGAGAACGGGGACGACCCCGAGGTCATTCTGGAGGAGTTCGCCAGCGCGCTGACCGGATCGCTCCTCGGGACGCCGACCGAACGCCTTCGAACGGCCGCACGTGACGGTGACGATGCGATTATCGAGGCCACACACCGGCTGTTCGATCTCGACGCCGTCCTCGAGGAGTCGTCGTGAGTCGGCGACTCTCCGCAGGCGTCCGAGACGTCCGAGTTAGTTTACTTCCCGCTGTTATTCGATTAGTCCCGCGAGGGTTGCACGATCCCGTATATCAAACGACACTATCTCTCGATCCGACGAACTGACCACGACCGGTGATTTCGGTGATCTCTAACTCGTACCACACCGTCTCGTACTCGGAGATCGGGGCGTTAAACACCTCGAGCGCTGCCTCTTCGCCTACATCGGAGAATAGCGTCGCCGCTTCGGCCAAGTCGGAGTCGGATACCTGTCGGATATGGCCTCGGAGGACGACGCTCTTCCACTGGTTTTTCGTGGCCCACTCGTAGACGGTGAGGCTCGCGAGGTCCGTTTCCGAAACGAACGCCCGCTTCATACCGCCTTCGTCCATGATAAACCGGAAGAAGCATCGATTCGAACCACCGTCGTAGGCGAAGGCGATCGGGATCGTGTATGCTTCGCTTCCCTTCGCCAAGCCAAGCACTCCGAGCCCCTGTTCTCGCAGAAATGTTTCGATTTCTTCCGCGTCTAACTCCACACCGATATCCGGTGACATACCGGCGAGTACCACAATGGGGGCAAAAAGCCTGTGCTGACCAGCTAGGATCACTACCAGTCAATTATATTACATTGCACTCATCGTAGTTTAATTTTCCACTATCGATCCGATCTGGCGAAATTGTGGAGGGCGTGGTCGCCGAGTAGAAGGACGATAGCAGCGCCGACGAGATTAAAAACGAGATCGAAGAGCGTGTCGGTCTTTCCGTAGGTGACGAGTACCGGTTCGAGACCGATCCGGTCGGCCGTGGCATGGATCGTGTACTCGACGAGTTCCCAGAGGATCCCGGCGCAGACGACGACAGCAATCACGAGGGGACGAGGATCGCGCCCGCGGCGACGAACCGCTACGAAGGTGAATCCGCCGAGAATCGTTGCCGAATGGGTGTGTGTCAGGTGGTCCCACCACCAGACGTCGTCGTAGGGACCGAGCATACCGACGGCGTGTGTGAGCATAGCGGTCTCGAGATAGACGCGCTGCCACGGTCGGAATTCGACATCGTACCGTCGTTCGGAAACGAGCGGAAGAAACGTCCCGATGAGTCCGAGGATAGCGTTTGCGACTGCACTGGGATCGCGTCGGCGAACGCCGATTGCGAGTACCGCCAGGATTCCGTACCGAACACCGCGTTCTCCCTTCCGAACGACCGACGGTCGCATGTAACCCGGTACAGGCGTCGGTCCGATAAAGATGGCGTATCGAATCCCACGTCGACAGCAGTGACCGGTTCGACTGGTATCTGCTGAAGTGACGACGGAACTCCGTTTTCGATCGAGACACGGCCAACGGATTTCGCTCTCCGAGACGGATCAGTAGCGGGATCCGATTACGAACGTATTCCGTTAGCGCCGATCAACACCACCGTTCGACCGCGGAGAGGCACGAACTGGCCACAGATACGCGACGGGAACCCCCTCTGACGCTCATCGATCCCATCGGAGGATGTGCGACTCGAGCCGTCAACCAATAGAGCGACGGATCGGATTACTCTCGCGCTGTTTTGCTATCGTCCGAACAGATAGCCGAAGACGTGATGACAGTTAGCTAGCGGAAGCCCACGGCTTTAGCCGCGGGAGGAAGTCAAAAGCGCGAGGTCGTCGGAAACGACGTCGTAGCAGACCAAGCGGCGGGGACGGCTCCAGCGGTCGTGATAACGGCTCGGTATCTCTTCTCGTCTTCGGCTTCTCATCCCGCGAGAGACGTTCTCTCCGTCCGAACCGTTACGACCGTTTCGCTGGTTGTTTCGAGAACGTATCCGCTATATGTCGGCCGTTTATAGCTTTTATTACAAACCTATGTGTGTAACGGGAACCAGGGCAAAAATACCGTATTACCCGTTGTACCGAGCCAGTATATGGCAATTTAGAACGGTATAAACGGAATGACGGACGCTACTCCGACTACTCACTACTCCTACTCGATCACGGTGTATCCCGAGTTGTGTTCGGAACGACTCATCGTGATGGAGTACATCACCGGTGACAAGATCACGGACGATCAGGCTCTGGCGGATGTCGGCGTCGAACCCACCGAGATGGCGACGGTGATCGCCCGCACGTATCTGAAAATGGGACTGGTCGACGGTGTGTTCCACGCCGATCCCCATCCCGGAAACCTCGCGGTGACCGATGAGGGACGACTGGTCATTTACGACTACGGAATGAGCAAACGACTGAGTCCGCAAGAACAGGACGATATCACGAGTCTCTACCGCACCCTCGTCCGTCGCGACGTCGACGGCCTGCTGAACACGCTCATCGCGCTCGAAGTCCTCGACCCGACGGTCGATCGGGTCGCGGTTCGGCAGGTCCTCGAACTACTGATCGAGAACCTCGAGGGACGCGCCGACATCACCTGGCGCTCGATCATCACCGAGCTGTTCTCGAGGCTTCATGACTTCCCGTTTCGCGTCCCGCCGAACGTGATGTTGCTCGTCCGGGTCGGAACGGTCGGCGAAGGCGTCTGTCGAACGCTCGATCCGGGGTTCGACTTCATCGCCGTCACGCGGTCGTTTCTCGTCGATTACGGATTTATCGAGAGCGAGATTGACGCAATACTCGAGGATATCCGGAACGATATCCGGGAATCGGCACCGGTACTCGCACGAGCGCCAGCGCGATTCGATACCGTCTTCGGTCAACTCGAGCGCGGTGAACTCGTCGTCAGAACCGAGCCGATCGACGCGCCGAGCGGAGGGGATCCGGCGGTCGGTTACGCCATCGTCTCCGGGTCCCTGTTCGTCACAGCCGCCGTACTGACGTTTCACGAACTGCCCCTCGACGTGGTCAGTGTGCTTCTCGCACTCGTGTTTCTCGGGCTGTACGTTCGCCGGCGGCGGACAATCTGAGGGGCCCGCAACCGAGATGTGATCACGACACCTCATGGACGGTGTTCGTGAAGAACGATGCGAGTGGCAGCCAGTCGGTTGTATGCGGTTGCGATTCCAAGTCGGTGGGATTTCACCGAGTGCATATATTCTCATCCGTCGAACGGCATGTATGCGAGTACTCGTCCCGATCGACGACTCCGACCCGGCGCGAACGGCACTCGAACACGCCGTCACGACGCATCCAGACGCCACTATAACGGTGTTACACGTGATCAATCCGTCACTCACGATGTATCACGGCGAGATGTCGTACGACTACGAACGGCTCATCGATCTCGAGGAAGACCGATCCGAGTCGCTGTTCGAGACCGCACGAGAGATCGCCGATGAGCACGGTGCGTCGATCGAGACCGAGACGGTCATCGGCCAGCCGTCCCGCAGCATCGTCGAGTTCGCGGCCGAAAACGATGTCGATCAGATCGTCCTCGGCAGTCACGGTCGATCCGGCGTCTCACGCGTGCTGCTGGGCAGCGTCGCGGAAAAGGTCGTGCGTCGCGCACCGGTTCCGGTG
Protein-coding regions in this window:
- the hemA gene encoding glutamyl-tRNA reductase, which encodes MDALDPAPTDSRIDSDPAAGAAAPKSVRRLACCRLSHATHSTDELGAVTPDEPLEVARRIAQHDRVTESVVLSTCNRVEVYLSTRTPADRDAALRVACDALADPDGLRTETGIDVVEHLFRVACGLDSTVIGEDHVLGQVRRTFETALEAGLTGGVVTRTADAAVSVGRACRDETDINEGHVSYGSATCDRLEACGCTPNRLVVVGAGEMATSVVRAASHRWDSRVDVVNRSSAPKLPTDDGRYWPLEFLESALTDADAVVTATGASEPVLTDETADAVAEDTLVVDLANPPDVADAVRESPGTVVTLDEIQRQIEVVVADRREAVPTVEDAIADAIASFVDRERENRAEDTLRALHRTAAAIRENELEQARARLENGDDPEVILEEFASALTGSLLGTPTERLRTAARDGDDAIIEATHRLFDLDAVLEESS
- a CDS encoding pyridoxamine 5'-phosphate oxidase family protein, with amino-acid sequence MILAGQHRLFAPIVVLAGMSPDIGVELDAEEIETFLREQGLGVLGLAKGSEAYTIPIAFAYDGGSNRCFFRFIMDEGGMKRAFVSETDLASLTVYEWATKNQWKSVVLRGHIRQVSDSDLAEAATLFSDVGEEAALEVFNAPISEYETVWYELEITEITGRGQFVGSRDSVV
- a CDS encoding universal stress protein, yielding MRVLVPIDDSDPARTALEHAVTTHPDATITVLHVINPSLTMYHGEMSYDYERLIDLEEDRSESLFETAREIADEHGASIETETVIGQPSRSIVEFAAENDVDQIVLGSHGRSGVSRVLLGSVAEKVVRRAPVPVTVVR